The genomic interval TCTGTCATGTGCGAGTGATAATGATATCGTCCTGGTTTCTCCTCAGGAAGTTGGTAACTCTTCAGGAGCTCTGAACTGGTTTGATCTGCCAGAGTCGCTCGGCTGCCAAGGGCCAGACTATTATAAAGCCTGTTTCCAGTAAACAGCTcgatgaggagaaggaggaggaggaggaggaggaggaggaggaggaggaggaggaggaggaggaggaggaggaggaggaggaagaagaagagataaaACCCTCCCTGTACTTCCAGGCCACTAACTGTTTCCCTCTGCTTCCGAACAGAATAGATCAAGATACATTAAACTCTGCAGATTCCTGTGAACGTGAATCTGCAGATTTGCTCATTTcttatcaccccccccccccaccaccacagaGGTTATGTTATCACCCCCgtccatctgtgtgtttgggagCAAGATTGCACAAAAATGACtagatggatttccatgaaacttggctGGAGGCTGggaaacagaaaggaaagaACTTATTCATTTTCAGCATGGATGCAGAcaagggggcggatccaggatttgatTTCTTCACTTGCTCTGTCAGtgcattttttgacatttacacAAGATCTGGATGACGGGGACTGAAATCtgttgctgctttcagacatgcactgaacctttctctgacattttccagagcgGCTGTCTGTGACAAGGCAAATGTTGGAGTCAGTAGCTAAGGACGTTCTCTGGAGGTTTACCgagtaaaatgtcagaaaaataaatttaagATTCACAGCAAAGCAAGTGGGCATAAatctgaaaagacaaaaagaacaagaatatctcaggaggaaaaagagatgAAGATATCGACTTGGAAAGACGATGAGACCTTTTTGTGATAAGACCCGACATAATGACGatgaacaataaacaaacacacgtgatctcatgtcccgcctcctgctgctctacccaGTCTGACCACGGCTATCTCCCAGGGTTCCTGATATGTGAAAGGCCAGAAATACGTCTTTGCCAGATGTTCTCCAGATGTTTTCCACATGTTTTCCACagatcatgtctgaaagcagcctgCCTGTAGTTTGGTGTCATGACTGAACTTGAGGTGACTTCCTCggtggaggtatgagctcttCATCTCGTTTGCCAGACCTTTTTGAAGCAGTGATTATCTCGTCCCTCTGGAGTTTATTGTTCTTTGACAGCGATCGATGACACGTGCGTTCAAGCGTTAAACAGAATCTTGTGCAACTAAACGTTATTTTAATTATCTGTGACGCTTAAGCTTTGTTTGgcaactttttaatttattgaatGTCACAATTACATCTTCACAGTTGTTCAGTCCGATGTCAACAATATCAAAGAGATTCACCAAAGAGCAGCTTAAACTTTTCCAGTGTTTGTTGCTGATTCAACTTTGTGTTGCAATGAGGGATTGGCACCAGATTTTGGTACATTACCATTTATAAGTTGTAATTTTAAATGGACATGTTTCTGTATCATGAAGAGAAACGTGGTATCAGAGCATCTGTACACGTTCAAGTCGAGTCCTGTTCGCTGGTTTGTCTAATGACATGATTGCAAAAATTGCTGCATCACTGACCTTTCAGTTCCCGGTGCTAATCTTGTGTTGGCCGACggagaacacaaacaaatctgGGAGGAAAGATTATAAATGGAAGGGCTGTAGTGAGTAAACTAAATAACATGTGGAGCTACAGCGCTGCTCTGTGAGAGCTCACTGAGTCGTTAGAGCTCATTCAGCTCGTGTAAACACTGTGTTTGCCTGAGGGCGGTTAATGTCCTGCGGGGGGGTGTTCAGTGTGAGCTGCTGAGGGTCGGGGGGGTCGACACAGGCGACACACAACACGCTGAATAAACACAACTCATCTTGTGGAGCAGCAGCGTGGTCACAGCTTGTTTcttcactgaggaggagaggatcagTGATCTCAGGGTCAAGAGATGGTGGACTAACGgccaaacaacattttaaataatcaggatttttccttttttctgggGGAAATGTTCTGCCAGTTTGACTGTAAATCACTAATCAGTGCTAAGAgctttcagacctgaacttCTCCTGCCGGTCATCTGGTAAAAACTCTGGCAGGCAGCAGGAAAATAAAGCCTCAGGAGGAAAGAGAGCAGCCAGACGATGATGTCGAAGGCTTCATACGTGACGTCCTGTctccttccttctgtctccttcctcctgtgtccttcctcctgtctccttcctcctgccccCTTCCTCCAGCCCCCttcttcctgcctccttcctcatGCCTCCTTCTTCCAGCCAccttcctcctgtctccttcctcctgctcccttcctccttcctcatgcttcctgcctccttccttctgcctccttcctcctgtctccttcctcctgcccccttcctccttcctcatgcttcctgcctccttcctcctacccccttcctcctgcctccttcctcctgtctcctgtctcctgtctcctgcctccttcctccttcctccttcctcctgcctccttcctcctgtctccttcctcctgtctccttcctcctgtctcctgtctccttcctcctgtccccttactcctgtctcctgtctcctgcctcctgcctcctgcccccttcttcctgcctccttcctcatGCCTCCTTCTTCCAGCCAccttcctcctgtctccttcctcctgctcccttcctccttcctcatgCTTCCTGCCtttttcctcctgcctccttcctcctgtctccttcctcctgcctccttcctcctgtctccttcctcctgtctccttcttCCTGCCCCCTTCCttctgcctccttcctccttcctcacgcctcttgcctccttcatCCTGcccccttcctcctgcctcctgcccccttcctcctgccttcttcctcctgcctccttcctcctacccccttcctcctgtctccttcctccttcctcctgcctccttcctcctgcctccttcctcctgcccccttcctcctgcctcctgcctccttcctcctacccccttcctcctgcctcctgcttccttcctcctacccccttcctccttcctcctgtgtccttcctcctgtgtccttcctccttcctcctgcctcctcatccAGTCAGATCCTCAGCATCCCTCCATCTCACCACCAGTGTCTCACCCCTGGGCTCAGATTCTTTACCTCGTCACCAGGGAGTCTAAATGCCAGTAGACCTTTCCTTCTGTTGTGCATGGCAATAAGAATGTTGTCCCTCTGTCTACTGAGCAGTTTTTAACAGGGTCAGTACAGTGGGCAGTTGTTCGCTGTCTGTTGCCTCACAGTCAGAAGCTCTTTTCTGTGTGAACAGCTCAGCCTGTGTGGGTTTCCTCCAGCTTCCAGAGTGTAAACACATGCAGCTTATGGTAgctggagactctaaattgtctgtgaatgtgagtgaggatggtttgtttgtctctgtgtatcAGCTGGATACACTGGTGACCAGTCCAGGGTCAACCTGCCTCTTCCAAGTGTCAGCTTGGATTAGAtgttatgactttattctcataaaatgacaaataactaCACTTTAATTCGCAAAATCTCACTTTTTAACATTTGTCGTGTCTTTAAATTCCGACTCAACACAATGTACAAATTGAAGTTAAATATAAAAGtcttgtatttgctttgatttaTCTTTATTGAATGTAATAAAGTATATTAAATATcaataaagtaaaacatttacCTTATTTCTGTCTTGGACGACGAGAACTTTTCCATTGGACTCGTCCACTACTGCACctagagagaaagagatcaCATGGTCACTTTAAATATTATGTAATTTCTTATGTAATCGGATCCACATTCTTTACTGAGGTTACtataacaacattttaatgGGAGAGCTACTGGCAGAGCAGCTCAGAGTTGATTATTAGTTTGGACACAACGTTAAACTTCCACAGAGTCGAGGAAAAAGTCTCCGTCAGACATCTGCTTGCTGCGTTATGGGTTTTCTTCTCTGATGATGAAGATCAATCACGTCGGCACATAAACCTGACGAAGGACATTACCGAGCTTCTGGTTCACAatttaaaagatgaaaatttaatttaattccaCTTCTCAGCCAGTTCGGTGGCCGTACACAAGAGCGACGGCCAAaaacaccaaaataaaagcGTAATAAAGTGCAGCTTGACGTTTATCCGAAGAGCCGTGAGCACATTACAGCTCCAGACGCCTGCAGGGACTCGTGAGATGTCAAGTTTGTTTCAAATGAATCTGTTTCTGCTCTTGTGACGGGAGCGGCTGCTGGACGGACGAGGATTTGGACAAACAGGGACATCGGCGCTCGCTCTTGGACAATCGTCACAAAACCATTGAAAGTGTTTTAATTGGTTAAACCTACgaaactgtaaaaaatgtatttgagctTAGGACTTATTTTctggccacttgggggcagcaaAACCAAACtttaaagagaaaatatttatCACCTTAAAGTGCATATGACAAACGGTTCGGATATGGCGTAGGTGGTAGAGAGGGCCGCTTACCAACCAGTAGGTCAGTGGTATGATCCCCGGCTCCCGATGGCTGACTAtgtatgaatggtgtgtgaaAGAAACAGTTCTGTGTATAGAAAATTTGTGGAGTGAATGTAGAATGCGTTGAGTGGTcgataagactggaaaagctctatataaaaaatataaaaaacgtTTTAATATGTAGTTTCTAATCATCCAATAAACGTTTAGTCCTATactgagtttgtgtgtatgtaaaaaATAACTCAACCCCACGTGAACGGATTTTCATCAAACTTGGTGGATAAATAACGCTGGAGGTTTATCCACAGATGAATAACTTTTAGAGCTGTtctgtcaaaggtcaaggtcaactAAAATATGGATCCAAAAAAACCATTTTACAAGATTAAGTGCAGATCTGGAGGAAAGGGCAAGTCCAGgaatttttgttgatttgtgaCGTTTCCACTCATTTCCCAGAGAATCCTGGAGAAAGATCAGCCACATCTAAAGTACTGATATCTGTGATTGTGTctgttggtgcagtttgattgaagtGATGGGACTTTTGGGGCATGACAAGACATCTGAGCTCTACTGAGTAACGTTGTAGTTCAATATAAAGATGTTGATTGTAGCTGATTTAACGTCAAAACtacatttacagtaaatatagACAAACTTGTGGATGGACTCACTGACCCTTACAAGCATCCACAGTGTCaacaaggaaataaatgttGGAGGAAACAATAAGGAAGTTTCCCGTTAAGACAGAATCCTTGACTTTGAGTCTAAACAGAGTCGGAATGACTCAGCTGAATGACGTCgaccatttaacatttttgtctCCGCTCTGAGTgggcttttatttttctgctgccGGTGACTAAGAGAGGCAGCGATGTGCCGGTGTCGACAGCTCAGGAGGCCACTCTCTTTTCCGGTTGCTCCGTCTGACCGGCCGAGACGGGCCTCCTTAAATGAATGTCACAGATGTGTAAAGAGGGCCGGGTCGTCCTGAAGGCCGGACTTGGACGTGCAAGTGGAAATTGATGTCATCCCGGCTCCCTGAGCCATTTGGCAGTTCACAGGAGGAGGCCTGCTCGCTGCTAAGAGAGGCTATCATTAAGAAGCCTTCAGTCCAGGAAACTAAATGCAATAGGAATTATGAGACAAATAGGAGGAATCATCAGAGGAACTGTGGAAATGTTAATAATCTGAGTTTACATTaagttttttattatgtttttatagaaaatagGAATTTGAGGTCCAGGACGCTGACTGTTCTTGTGTtgaggaaacacacatttgttaATAGTCTGATACTGAGCTGCTGGATCGGTCTGTGCTGTAATGAGGGAGATGATTAAcgtccaaaaacacaaatactaaTCGACCTGCACTCAACTATGAAACCTATGATTCACAAGTAGTGAGTATATCAGCctaaatatatattatctttcatttatttcctgttATTAATCAGTGAAGAGCAGTTTATTCTACCTGTGGTACATTTATCTAGAATTAAATTGATCATACCAAGTATGAATTAATGACTTTAATAAATAGAGATATTAAGAAACCCTTCCTGATTCTGATACTGTGACTTTGTGTAGTGGCCGTACGTCACAACAGCTGTTTTCCGGGAAAATCTGGGTGAATCTAATATATTTTAAAGACGTATCAGATCAGTACATAGATTCACGTACttgcaggtcacagtagaatcAGAGACATTTCTGAAGATGGTATCGATATTGGAATATATCTtattaatactactactactaataataataaaaggaaTCCTTATGAGCTCATATCTTCTgagtaaaatatacatttacgTCCAGCAGAGTATGTGTGTTACCTCGACACTGATGTTTAGTGAGCATCTCATTCAGCTCAGTTTTCTCATGTTATTCGGCCAAAACTAGAACAATAAGAAGTTGTCAAACACCAACAATGTTTCATTAAACCAAAGTTATGCACTGGTGGGTTTTTAAAAGTGAATCTAAGATCTCCAGCAGCTTGTCGGACAAAAAGGAGGAAGGAACGAGCTGCTGCATACTTGAGATTCCAATCAGTAGTTTCATCTGTTTCCGACACTGAGTGGGTCGGTAGCCCCCCCCCAAAATGAAAGATGCTCTGGACATGTTCTGACATGATTCCACTGCTTCCACTCTTTAATAAAAGGTGTAAgtggccccctggtggacactcacacactttgcACATGAGGACGGCAGctcctccttcagctgctgctctcccCAGTGTGAGAGAATTTCCACTTACGCAACTGAAATGGGTCAAAGtttgaaaatgcaaaacaaaccaAGCAGACAAACAACCTCCTACACTGAGgataaaagattaaataaagtgGTTTTAATTCATTTAGTCCCAGAGGATGAACTTCCAGGTGTAAGATCTCTACCTGCCACTCCAATTTGGTGCGTGGCAAACCCGGGCAGTCGGCTCTGGCCCTCTCCGAGCCAGAGGGCCAGGACGGCGTGGTCGTGGCGTGCGTGGTGGAACGTGAAGCCGTGAGTAGAAGCGGCGGCAGCACACCGGCTCAGCGAGATGGGAACTCTGAGCCACACGGCCACTTTCCCCTCTGCTTTCCACCGCACCAACGCATCTGTGGAGAACACAAGTTAAGTGTTTCTGAGTAAACTGCAGAACCAGATAAATGTGGAGGATGATGGATCAGAAGTGAAAGATGCtttttaattacattacatttccacTTGGTACAAAGATGGAAGATTTAGGAAGATAAAGAGACGATGATGAACAACAGACACAATGTGCTGGAAGGAGACTTGATGTTATTCTAGTTTTGCCTTGTCACTCTAAAGTATGGAGCATTAACTATTAATGTAGATGTCTTTCAATCATTCTttaataaatgtgatattaaagcATTTAATCAAAGAATAATCATCTGTTTTAGTGTACAGCTTAAAAACACTGTTACATTAATATCCCTCTTTTAGTTTGTTAGTTGTTGAActatgagtctgtgtgtttgcatctttTAAACAGCAGCTGTCAATGGAACATGACGTTTTAAATCAATATCCTACTTAATATTTTAGTATTGCTCTGCCTATTTATAAATAATGAGTCACTTTGTAGTTTAAATTATTCACGTAACATCTGTAGCATCTGTCCATGATCCTTTATCCTTTATCCTGTCTTTGTATGTTGATTTATTAACTGCTGCTGATTTCATGAGAATCaccaaacacattttattgtatGTCAACAATGTTATAAAGTATTTATGatggaaaaatgataaattaaagGAGAtttgaacaacacaaacaaaatgggATATTAAAACAATGAGAAAACCAATGAATCACTGCatgtcacacacgcacacgcacacacacacacacacacacacacacacacacacacacacacacacacacacacacacacacacacacacacacacacacacacacacacacacacacacacacacacacacacacacacacacacacacagattgtgtgagttgatataaaaaacaacacgtGTAGTTCTCAgctccacaacaacaacaacaacaacaacaaacctcGCAGTAAGTCGCTGAACACACTCTCGCTGATGTCTGCGGGTAAACCGGCGTCACTGAGCTGCACCGTGACGCCCCCGAACCGGTCCACGGCCCCGGTAAGACCCCCGGTAAGACCCCCGGTAAGAGCCCCGGTCCCGGTGCCCTCTGCCCGGTGCTCGGAACCACCTGCCGGGGCCGGTCGGGAGAACGCCCGGACCGCTGTGCTTGTGACACCAGAGGCCCTGCAGCGAAACGGCTCCctcagcagcggcagcagccgTTTGAAAAGAgaacacgaagaagaagaagccgccATGTTgataaaataattcaaacagcACGTTGGACTCGACCAGATTCTTGAAGCTGAGTTCGAACTCTGAAGTACGGTTACGTAAAGCTCCGCCCCGGAAGCTGCGTCAATACCGTAAATATCCAAGCGGAGGTTCCCACGATCACAAGGTGATGCTGTGAAGAACCTCATTCACAAATCTGACTTTTTAACTAATTTTATATTAATGTGTTAACTCAGCAGGTTAGTGATGAGAATTAGAATTAGTAGAAGATGGTAAATCCGGCTAATAAATCAGTCaattaaacatttaatctgGTAAAATGGAAACTTTTTTATACAATACATATAATAATGCACATTGACTGtttaaaaagagtaaaaatatcagatttcaaattttaaatatcagctgaatgtgtcttatttatgtttttaatactGTTAATGTGATTCTATCGTGTGCTGCTACCCGGTGAAAACAATGCACATTTAAAATTACACGATCTTTCAGTGGaaattcacattttattaatttatacgTAACTTATATTAATCGTTTGTTTGTGTagtcattaaaacatttaattgatGTAATTGAAACCTGCCTGCAGGATATTTCCACGCAGGGTGTTTACGGTAACGGGGAAGGCGGGGCCTCGGTGTAACCAGGAAGTTGTCGGCGCTGCTGCCCCGTGTTTACACATGTCCTCAGCCTCACGTGGAGACGTGCACCGGCGACATGTCctcaaagaaaagacaaaacaagaagaGGACAAGTGACGGAGACACGTCTGTCCCCCTGAGCTCCAGCGACTCGTCCAGCCTGCAGACCCCGGGACGCGAGGCCGGAAGCTGCAGGaccagctgcttcttctctgtCATAGACTTCATCGACAAGGGTGAGAGGCattcacaagtgtgtgtgtgtctgtctctgtgtgtgtaaacatcTGGATGAATATAAGACACCTGATGCAGTTTGTCTCTGAGTTCCAGCTGATGGGATTGAGCCTGAAACACAGACTGACGCCATTAGGGGTTTTCAGCTGTGACACAGACAAATCCATCAATATCTTCTTCTTTTAAACATGAAATTaagtatttgtgttgtttttctgtttttactacaacaaagaaacactcagAGGAAGTTTTACGCCACAACAACTgtttaaaaactgtttgtaATGGTGTTTTAAGACTTAGGATGAGATTGATGATGCACGTTGTTAAACCTTCGAGTGCAAATTGTTATTTGTCAATATATATTGCCTGTATacatataaagtataaataaatatttaagtgaGTTACAGCTGCACAAAGGAAGTAGCTTAATACACGCTcagtaaacata from Limanda limanda chromosome 10, fLimLim1.1, whole genome shotgun sequence carries:
- the nudt6 gene encoding nucleoside diphosphate-linked moiety X motif 6; translation: MAASSSSCSLFKRLLPLLREPFRCRASGVTSTAVRAFSRPAPAGGSEHRAEGTGTGALTGGLTGGLTGAVDRFGGVTVQLSDAGLPADISESVFSDLLRDALVRWKAEGKVAVWLRVPISLSRCAAAASTHGFTFHHARHDHAVLALWLGEGQSRLPGFATHQIGVAGAVVDESNGKVLVVQDRNKTMNAWKFPGGLSDPGENIGATAVREVFEETGVRSEFRSLLSLRQQHNHPGAFGMSDMYIICRLSPLTYDIDFCTQECLRCEWLDLTQLAKTSETTPITARLARLLLHGLERGFDAIDLGVEELPAFYSGMFYQLYHRPIPQTLKS